Below is a genomic region from Amyelois transitella isolate CPQ chromosome 4, ilAmyTran1.1, whole genome shotgun sequence.
AAAACCAGCTCATAGATTGTACTTCAATACAAACAATAGATTCTGTTATGAGATTACATTCATGTTTGTATACAATCTGCAAACAATACTGTGATATAATCACTATGatgattcatttaaaaattagcTAAATTGATTTACTCTCAAAAGAAACCacgtaatttaaattaagacaAAACTATTCCTTTAAATTGTATAGCCATTACATTTGGCATTTAGGTTACCACAATCCATAACATTATTCAaggattgttttatttgtcttAATATCAGTAAGTGGTACCAATTGAAGTGTAAATACCACAAGTCATtagttttctttcttttcctTCAGAAGATGGTCCTTCACTAATGTGTAAGCTAGACCAATGGTCAAGGCGGACACAACAGTGCCTTGAGCCGCTACTCTGAGTTGCATAAGGAAGACACTGGTACTCATGTTGCctctatttttgtatttgtatgcACCAAAGCCACAAACACCAATCAATCCCAGAATTCCTGAAACACATGAATGATATAATGATgaggataataataaaagacttATTTAACTTTCACAGTTCTAGaagtaaagattattttaagaattatttttaggtgCCATGCCCAGCCagatgccatgtggttccctgcactttaaaataggaccactatatCTCCTTCCAatagatgtcataaaaagtcgactaagggatgggctaataaacttgggattcttcatttaagcTATAGGTTGGCAACTagtcactctttgaatctcaattactgaatgtggcctttcagtcttagcAAGATTGTGGCACTGTCTAACCTGAAAGGAataaagaagtgattatacatatgtgtgaATGTATTTCACTAGAAAATCATTATGtaccatatttttttggagcggaATTTTAGCACTATATGCAAAATAGTAAATGTACTTAGTggaattttatgtaaaaataaactgatgtaacactttattaatttgatgaaatattattaaatttacctaTAATCATAAACGGCGAGTCTTTCGATTTCCTGGCTAACTTCTCAGCTTGAGATTCTTCattataatcaaatatttgCTGGGTTTTCGACATTCTTATACAAGCTGAAATTAACACTTAGTAACATTAATCTGGTTGCCAGAgtatctatataataaataaaaactgcctctttaaaaataatgaaaatacgtaccttattaagtttaataaagaattatataatttgtcaATTTTCACAACATTACGACACGATTACCAACGGCAATCCCACGAAAAACTaatggaaagaaaaaagaaaagaacacTCAGATCCAGTCAGACCTTGACAGAACTTACGTCACGGAGGTTTCCTTTCCTTCCGTCAGTCAGGACTGCAGTCACGATACGTCAACgtgatagttatttttttaatgttttcccGGCAAAGTAAATCATGCTGACGTATCTCCCAATACAAGTCATtaataaactttgatcctagaatCACAAACGGACTAGACTAGTTCTACCATCTAGTGTTATCATACTAAGACTtgtctttgtttttttgttatccCTTCCGTGTTTTCAATCTAAGTTGACAAACTGATTTGACCACAAGATATTACACATTCTTCATGGTATTCTAATGAATACCTACATTCTAATGAATCAAATATTATGAGtaatatttgataataacTTGATAATAACTTTGatatgtaacatacatacataaaatcacgcctctttcccggaggggtaggcagagactacctctttcaaCTTCTTCTcttttcctttgcttcatccacattcataactctcttcatgcaagctcggcggtttcaggtactcttgacctgaccctttaccaggacgtccttaatttgatcaagatacgttcgtctaggtcttcccactccgacctttccctccacactctccttgtatatctgcttagtcaacctgcttccATTCATCCTCCCCTCCACaagaccaaaccatcttaacatacccttttctattcctgtaactacatcttctttcacatcacaacattcccttatcacgctgttccttatccggtcactcaatttcacacccatcatactccttaacgctctcatttccactgcatttattctgctttcgtgcttctattgccatacccaactttcactcccatacattaatgtcgggaccgtcacgcccctatgcacaaccagtcgagcctttttggatagtttatGACTGTTCAAAATTtggaaatttataacaaaattgtaCAGTTATAGTTAAAACTTGTTtatcgttatttatttaaagaattaaaattaagtcacATTTTGTCAATGAGGACTTCTTTAAAGAATTTAACAAGAAGTTTACGTAAGTATGTAGATCTATTTAGCAGTCGCAGCATAATGTAAACGGTTGATTGTTTTGAACCTATAACTCGTATACttacaagtatatttaataaaatacaattaacaaAGATCTGtaaactttatttgtaaaaaatattttaagtgtaATGGTCCCTAATTACATCGGCACTAGAGGTGTTCATTATATTAGGTAGctgaataaatattactagattacttttttaacataatcaaatatatttaaatattagctcagacaaatatattattacaaaaatagtttttattatatatgagCAGCGTTATCTATCAAAAGCTTCATAAACTAGTTGCTATGATTTTAATGGcgtcttttaaattaaactggAAGCGTCTATGAATTGACTAACTTTCctgaaaactgcatcaaaatcggttctgCGAAATGTTTGATGATAacattgatacatacatacaggtcaaactgagaaccacctttttttgAAAGCGGTTATTCAGCACACCACCTTCCGTACGAACGATTTCGCAACTAACGCTCGACGaaattttatatgataaatattaatagtaatttgaacttatacattttaacttaataaatacatatttataacgttaaaaaataatagcatgTTCACATAAGGCATTGGCAAAATAAAGCCATTAATCGGTACAtcgcaataatattttttttccataaataaatacttaatttaatttaaaggctcttaataaattaatgcgttactttttaaataaaaatcggtCTACAATACTAAAAGCAAGAGCTGGTTCTGCCAACTGGTTTTACCAACTAATATGACAAAATGATTGTTATGTTATAAGTAGCAGGGTGACTGGTACTCGGTGGACATCAGAaataccataaataaataatgaatatatacgggaaaaattaaaaagactgattaaacctcgaagtaagtttaaaatttgtataacgagatactaactcaacgatactttattttataataaatacttgtacaTCAAGatccaaaaataatataagaaatactaGAAACTAAAAAGTATCCATTGCTGGGAAATGAACCCGTGTCCTCCGTCGTGTAAACCGATCGCACTACACAAACACGATAGAACAGCAGTAACGCGCTACGCGCTGAAATTATCGGTGCCTAGCGACCATCTTATATCGGAAAATGATTTTGGGTGAAAATATAGTTCTCCTTCTCTTTAAATGAACTCTTGAATTAGCTCTTATTCACATACCTACTTCATTGGTAAGAATGCTTCACAAAGTATAGCCTATCATGCTTCACAAAATTTAGCCTATAGCCCTAGTACTTCTGCAGATTGCACTCCTGACTCCTGACTTATgtaaagttatgtacatttttaacaAGAAAACAGATTCTTTTTACGAATAATAACGTCGTACTTCTGCCAGTATAACTTCGTAGGAGGATTCATCTATAATTATAAATCGTTTGGCACGTCTGCTAAAATAATAGATATCGCCGGTGTAGATATCAAACCATAATGCATGAATATGCAAATCGTGTTTttctaatcttttttttagcATTCCGTACGATGCCACGTTTTGAAGTTGTTGTAGCGTGTTAacctgtaaaatataattaaatatgtttaatatgattcatacctaataaatatacttcatCCAAAGTTTCCATCAATAACTCTATATTTGGTTACGTACTCTTCTACATTCCTACGTAATAcctaatatcataaaaatctgTACGTTTTAGATAGATGCATAACTATATAACTAAAACATCTAtctaactaaaaaaataaaaaaccaatGCTTGTAGGTATGTATCAATATTGAATCAATGATATATATGAGTAAGTATAAATAGAATGCTAGGAAGTTTCACCCGCTAGTTGGCGGAAGTCAGTAAGGGGAGGTTCTTCCATGATGACCCCGGAGAGCTTTTTGGAGGATATCCCCGGAATAAAACTCAGGAACATCATTGTCCTTGTTGGTAACAGCTatattctaataatatttCCAGCTATGATCGGGTAATAAGCGTACCTGTGATAACTTGTCTTCtatgcaaaatttattgtCAGGATCAATATATGCCACAAATTTTCTTTGAGGCGTTTCAGCACTAAAAACCATTGGTTTTTCAAAGTCATAGTTCATATCGAGAAATTTTTTAAGACTGGATTCTCCATGAGTACAAAGCCATGATTTTAAAGGCGAAATTCTTCTTTGTTCCTGTATAAACAGAAATAGTGTACTTAGGTAACTAACCAATGTAAAGGTGTGAAATTTAACGACGtaagcttttattttaacaatactTACAACACTCGATTCTTCCTTACTCTtcaatttatacaaaagatTCATTGCTTTACAATCACTATGACCACATACGATTATATGTCTTATATCGTTAATAATGCAACCTAGTTCTAAAGCTGCTGGTTCGCAACTAGTCATTTCATCTGCAAAATGTTGAGAATGTGGTATCACGTTTCCAGCATTTcggactgcaaaaataatccataattaagtttttgaacatttcaaacataaaaCTGTGAAAAATGTGGTTAAAATTACACACCAACGAACATATCGCCAACACTAGTTTCAGTAAATCTTGTTGGAATCATTCGACTGTCCATGCAGGTGTAGAAGACTGCCTTAGGCtaagacattttaaaaatggttCATTAAACAAAAAGTCAGGAAGTTTGCAGAACTTTAATATACAGAAGGAAACATTTGTTAGAGCATGCGGAAGTTTCCTATTGTTATTGAGTCGATCTCATATACATGGGCGAAATAATTGTAGATTATTATTGTGGAACAAAAATACTCTGTAGAAATATTGTATCTAGTTGTAGttggtaatttaaaaatctactGGGTATACGATAAATGtaaggtataataataatgaagtgATAATCCTTCCATTCGTGCATATTATGATTCTTGATAGTGATTTTGTGAATTAGAACTTTTGGAAGTcatcaaaaaacaatttactttttgcattgtaaaaatatttgtcttgTAATTCTTTGTCGTTATCTTTTtccactttctacgtgggaTCGGCAAAGTATGTTAGTTtcactggtcactccctttctactcatactatcctttacgccgtCTATCTatctctttttcggtcttcccTATTTCTTTAACCTTTCACTTCTATATTTAAGGCTCTTTTAGTAACATGACCTTCCTCTCTTCTCACGATGTGTccgtaacataatattttaaaatgtcttaAATTTTCCCATAATTGTAAACACCCTAACAAGAGAACTTCAGATTTCTCGTTCAGAACggcttttgtattttgtaggCATTCTAAATTCTTtggtttaaatattaacattgaTTCTGATTGTCATTGTCATGTGTTGTCATGCAAATAACTAATTCAAAATGTCAAAACAGAAAGTTTAAGAGACTTGacgtattttgattttaacttatattatttcattttatttcagtaaatAATTGAGCTGATTGCAtgttaattaatacatttgtGTTATCTGAACACcgtttaataaattagataCAAAGAAATAAAGCTAATAATTTAAAGGTAGGTGCAGTCCTCCCGAACTTACCGTTGGGTTGTCTTTTACTTCTTGAAATTGTTTAACCATGCTTGCACGGTCTATAACGCGGTATCGCATAATACCCCGAAGAATCCgttccatttttatttattttacaagccACTCACATTACCTACGTAAATCCTTAAAAGGGTTATATTAGGAGCTAAGAAGCAAACTTGTAGCCAGGGCTCTCGGATCGAGATTGACACCACTGACCTTCAATGGCAAGCTTATCGCGGGAAACATGAATAGAAACGGCGCGGCCGCATACAGTAACATGTGTTTGTTATTGAGGAACTTATAGATTCTTTGTGATAGTTATATCAAATCAATTGGACTAATCAGAATTCCCTGATTAAgtccttattttaaattcgtaTAACGTTTTTCgaagtttatatataataattgttaaatgtattttttgtaggtatttctacaaaatatatctacatttaacaattatttttattcacatacatacatatcatcacgtctatatcccttacggggacagacagagccaacagtcttgaaaagactgaaaggccacgttcagctacttggcttaatgatagaattgagattcaaatagtgacaggttgctagcctgtcgcctaaaaaatgaatcccaagtttgtaagcctatcccttagtcgccttttacgacatccatgggaaagagatggagtggtcctattcttttttgtattggtgccgggaaccacacggctcataatataatttttattttattcacacaTGTTAATGTGTTATATCTTCAGATGGACTCTGCAATGGCAATGGGCAGTAGAGCTGGTAGTAGGGCAGGAAGTAGAGTAAGTGGGGCTGGAATGACAGGTGACACTAAAAAGGAAGAAATGGTACCTGGAGTACTTCCACAAAATCACAGGTTTATTGAGCCTACCAAGGCTATTAAAACTATCACTGATATGGCTATTTGGGAAAAATCAGAAGCTTACATGGAATATACAGGGTTCATTGCTACGCTGAATGAAGCAATCAAGGGTAAACCATTATCAGTAGATTGTAAAATTTCTGACAATCTCAAGAAACTTATGGAGATGCtagataaaattgataagttaATAGATGCATTTCCCCCTATTGAACAACCACAAAGGTTTGGTAATGTAGCATTTCGTGATTGGCTCAACAAAATTAAGGCAAGCAGTACCCATTTGCTGCAGGATGCTTTGGAGACAAGCCTGCATTTGGCTATAccagaattaaaaatttacttggAAGAGAGTTTTGGCAACTCCACTAGGATAGATTATGGCACCGGCCATGAGATGgcatttataatgtttctttgttgtttgtataaaattatgttcttGCAGACTGAGGATAGTGTGCCAACAGTATTTATGGTTTTCAACAAATATCTCCATATAGCAAGGAAATTGCAACAGACATATAGAATGGAACCGGCTGGAAGCCATGGAGTTTGGAGCTTGGATGACTATCAATTTGTACCTTTTATTTGGGGAAGTTCTCAGCTCATAGATCAACCTAAAGTATACCCCCCTGCAAAGTTCCTCGAAGATGAcattattgataaatatgCAGATGAGTACATGTTTCTTTCATGCATTAAGTACATAAAGGAAGTTAAGAAAGGTCCATTTGCCGAGCATTCTAATCAGTTGTGGAGCATCAGCGCTGTTGGCTCGTGGACGAAAATTAACCAAGGTcttattaaaatgtacaagAAGGAAGTTTTAGCCAAGTTTCCCGTTGTGCAACATGTCTTGTTTGGGTCGCTTCTGCCAATACGCAGATTTCCAattaatcattaaaacataCTGAAATATGTTTTGGGTGATATATATGATTATTGCTGATTGCTATGACgtaatatttcttattgtttAACATGCATTGTTTTGGGTTTTCTCACTGATTAGttaagttttagtttttactaTGTACTACATTTTTATTGAAGGGTAAACTGATCATCAGTATTACAAGTTGTGTAGTTGACTTTCATTGAAAGtattgaaacatttatttcattagagAGTACATAAatgtgatattaaatttttaagcctATGGTCCAGtcataaattatctttatttatttatatatttagtttctttttatgtttaaaatttttagtaaCAGCAAGGAATGATAACgtaattacttaataattagaTGTATCAAATCtgtattaatgtttttttcttgtCAGTATCATGTGATACTTTATGATGCAATATTTAACTGATTAGTATAACCCTGTatagaattttaataagtttaaataaatacaaagccAATTACCTACCTTCTTTTATTTCACTGTAAATTGGGGTGGTTaggttaggcttataatcaCAAATTTCATCACAAGTTATTACCTAAAATAAACAGTGTTAAGAGAATGATTTGAGAGTGACCTTAcgttgagggaaaacatcgtgaggaaactgcAGATTCAGGATGTGTAACCACAGATCCAATTTGGGTGAGGTTtacctgtaaaggttgcggaggccagatgggagtcgctttgtgtaaaaagctggttcacccaatctaggatccatggtcaaaggcataccctggggTCCTCtccagaggtgaggatgcaaccgggactaaagtcaggaggaagaagacgaGAATGCTTTGCGATTTGTTATGGCAAATATCagattttagaaaatatatgtaatttaggTACCTTTCACATTCTTTTATaattctagtaaaaaaaagcaatgttACAGAATTTATCTCCACTGCAAAGTTAcgatatctatatttatttttcatcatatCACTAAATAAGGTGAAAACCAGGCACAACACAGCAATACtgatttgccgtgtggttcccggaactttAGAGTACCACCACCCCCAGAGAAGTGTTTGACCCTTCGatcaagtatatatttttttatacttgatcGAAGGTTATATGTCTAAACGGGATCATCGCCAGGAGAAGAATAGACTGCAAAACGAAATATCCCGCCAACACCACCGTTGAAACACCGGACGTTGTAAACAAAGGGACATTGGTGAAATTATCACgtactatgtttttttagtaAAGAACTATACAATCTTTTGACCGATTTCTAATTAGCTTGACGAAGCGCGTCACAGATTTAATACCACATGAACACCTAGTGTTCGTTTGACTTCGGCACTGCTGCTGGTTTGTTAAAATGATTGTTGTAGAGAGTATACGCCATGCCCGCAGTCAGGGCTCCCACGGCGATGCCTTGTGAGATGACGCGGAACTGCATGAGGAAGACACTGGTGCTCATTGCACCGCGCTTTCTGTATGTGTAGGCACCAAAACCGACAGCTGTTGCGAGACCCGTCAGCGCtagaaaacaaattttcatacatatctTGCGATGACCGGCCACTTTGCTCAGAATGTGAAGGATCTGCGATCTGATAAGCCTAAGATTTACATATGTAGATTATTGTGTGTGTAGGCATCCCAGTGAAAATAACAGGTAGGCACTTCTTAAAAGGGTGAAAAGACTTAACTTACTTAGTACCATAATTATAGTAGCTTTCGCCTGCGGTTCCGCCCGCGTGTGAAATACGCCCTCTTCCGTACTCCACACTATATGAATACAACATTTCATGAagatcggtttagtagttttgaGGTGAAAGACGGACTATCCACACACTTTCTCACTTATAGATATTAGTAttgatcattatttttttatctaggtACTAACCAATAATCATAAACGGAGATTCTTTAGCTTTGCGCAACAATTTCTCGCCATGTGTTTCCTCATGATAGTCGAATGTGGGCTTATCACGGTTATTCTgcgtcatattttttttggtacctGAAATAGATCTCAGTtggtatttacaatttttaacagcgtatatgaaaatattgaaacccAAGTAGGCAGTTAAGTAATCCATTTAGTAATTGGTTAAATCCGCTGTCTATCCAACCGTATTCAAggcgtggttatatgtatgtattttacccaatttaataattttgtgctgtaaatttcaaatttaaataagaactCTTGTTTCGTCAACGAGGTACCTACTCTTATCTAAAATGACAAAGTTAACCTGGTTGgaagataaaacataaaaaaaacattaagtcTTCATTAGCTAAATCAATAGATAGTTTTAATACAAGGTTACCGAAACAACATTCATACTCACTGATAACGAAAATGATAACCGACACGAAGTCCAAAATTCATTCAGCCAGAAATATAACACAACAaacctacttacatataaaaattattgtttgatCACTGAGAAAGGTTGTGCAAGTTGTTAAAGTTGATTATCTACTATAGTGCTTAGGTCAGTCTACCAAGACGTTTGGTTTATCTTATATGTCGTCACGATATGTGGGTATTGTGTAAATCAATCCAGTCAGATTCAATTGAGATATGACATCACCAAGTTATTGTAAATGTTTCCTTGTATTAAGTGTTGCAGTtatctatacctactaatactataaagacaaaatttgttttgtctgTAGTGTTTTCACACATAAACCACTGGACCTAACAAAAGATATAAACCACACAAGTCAAAAACGCATTTAAAATAGTTGGCCCATCTACACGTGTAGGTATAGGATcatgttatattattgaaatCGGTACGTTCTGCCAGAAGGTCAGGTTAAATGTACCTGaaatcgacgagcttgcatgaagagcgTTATAAATGTGCATGAAACGAAAGAAATATACAGggatcgcggcaagtggaaagtaagtgtagtctctgcccactcTCCGGGAAAGGGACTTACTTATTCTCTGAGTTGTCTGTTTAATTACGctctccaatccatgaaaaaTAGTTGAAGTCCCTTATGAAAGTGCCGatataacataatatgatTTTCACAGTAGcgacaatattataaagtgttCGCTAAATTTGACCAATTTTTCATTTGAAGTGGTGTAGTTCTCTAGTTACTTGTGTCTTTAGAAAATGAATAGAAATTTATTCAAGTTTCTTTAAAACTAAGTATTaggagaaaaaaaatgtaataacgaGCTAcgaaacataaattaatatattttagaaataaaatccTATAGTCTTTGTGTGACGtcataaatgaaatataaaccAAATAACACAAATACCATTCAAACATGTTTAAGACTTAACATAAAAGCCATTTTCTAATTGGCAACTcgaatatacctacatttagGCAATATTGTACGATTTTAACCAAACTGCGCTGTTTAGCAATACTTGTCTAGCATATAATGACTGTGTGACGAGTAAAtgggtaggtacctacattataaGGGATAATAAAAGGAATATAGACTGATCTGACTGAACGGGTAAGGATATCCTGGCAGTggatcatataatttttttaatataaaccaAAAATTTTCAGAGTAgaacattttgaaatttattttttaacctcCAATATTACCTTCCCAAATAGTTTGATCCAACATGTCTTTATATCGGAGATGAaaagtgaattttgaatttgattgtGTTATTTTAGGGTGTACGGGACAGCGCGACATTTGTTCAAAATCGTACCCATCACAGTATTATTCATTAGAGCCATGTAAATCTGAGTAAATTAAAACACTtagttacatatttttgtaccaaaaaatggaatttaaattaagaataaagtTTCAAAATAAGCAAGTAACAAAAGCACGTTTAAAACGCACAATAGGTATAACGTTTACATATACTAACTTTtacttattcaaaataatt
It encodes:
- the LOC106139281 gene encoding HIG1 domain family member 1A, mitochondrial; translated protein: MSKTQQIFDYNEESQAEKLARKSKDSPFMIIGILGLIGVCGFGAYKYKNRGNMSTSVFLMQLRVAAQGTVVSALTIGLAYTLVKDHLLKEKKEN
- the LOC106139287 gene encoding beta carbonic anhydrase 1, whose product is MERILRGIMRYRVIDRASMVKQFQEVKDNPTPKAVFYTCMDSRMIPTRFTETSVGDMFVVRNAGNVIPHSQHFADEMTSCEPAALELGCIINDIRHIIVCGHSDCKAMNLLYKLKSKEESSVEQRRISPLKSWLCTHGESSLKKFLDMNYDFEKPMVFSAETPQRKFVAYIDPDNKFCIEDKLSQVNTLQQLQNVASYGMLKKRLEKHDLHIHALWFDIYTGDIYYFSRRAKRFIIIDESSYEVILAEVRRYYS
- the LOC106139285 gene encoding serine/threonine-protein phosphatase 2A activator produces the protein MDSAMAMGSRAGSRAGSRVSGAGMTGDTKKEEMVPGVLPQNHRFIEPTKAIKTITDMAIWEKSEAYMEYTGFIATLNEAIKGKPLSVDCKISDNLKKLMEMLDKIDKLIDAFPPIEQPQRFGNVAFRDWLNKIKASSTHLLQDALETSLHLAIPELKIYLEESFGNSTRIDYGTGHEMAFIMFLCCLYKIMFLQTEDSVPTVFMVFNKYLHIARKLQQTYRMEPAGSHGVWSLDDYQFVPFIWGSSQLIDQPKVYPPAKFLEDDIIDKYADEYMFLSCIKYIKEVKKGPFAEHSNQLWSISAVGSWTKINQGLIKMYKKEVLAKFPVVQHVLFGSLLPIRRFPINH
- the LOC106139278 gene encoding HIG1 domain family member 1A, mitochondrial, whose amino-acid sequence is MLDQTIWEGTKKNMTQNNRDKPTFDYHEETHGEKLLRKAKESPFMIIALTGLATAVGFGAYTYRKRGAMSTSVFLMQFRVISQGIAVGALTAGMAYTLYNNHFNKPAAVPKSNEH